A window of the Dongshaea marina genome harbors these coding sequences:
- the degS gene encoding outer membrane-stress sensor serine endopeptidase DegS, whose translation MSRSIFIYLLKSICAGIVVAAILVLAIPGLRQQAAQLLPQNIYLRQGVVSYAYGVNRAAPAVVNIYTQSMQQAQLDSQPSLQPQRLGSGVIMNRGGYILTNYHVIARANQIIVALQDGRIVDAKLIGTDVLTDLALLKIKANNLPVIPQDNNIDPQVGDVVLAIGNPFNVGQTITQGIISAKGRSDLSSLGADSNGRQDFLQTDAAVNEGNSGGALINTRGELVGISTATYHTTRNQEGYGISFAVPYKLALDVMKQLIEHGRVIRGYLGVGAIKPSAIMARLLNLGDNQGLVINHIVANSPADKAGIKINDVLLAINNQPIQSASQVLDKVAAAKPGSILSLTISRQGKKMTVPVTITEDTRYQSNNNAS comes from the coding sequence ATGTCGCGAAGCATCTTTATCTATCTTCTCAAGTCCATCTGTGCCGGAATAGTGGTGGCAGCGATCTTGGTGTTGGCGATCCCGGGACTACGCCAACAGGCCGCCCAACTGTTGCCGCAAAATATCTACCTGCGCCAGGGTGTAGTCAGCTACGCCTATGGGGTTAATCGCGCCGCACCTGCGGTGGTCAATATCTACACCCAAAGCATGCAGCAGGCCCAGCTGGATAGTCAGCCAAGTCTTCAGCCTCAGCGGCTGGGTTCAGGTGTGATCATGAATCGTGGCGGCTACATTCTAACCAATTATCATGTCATCGCCCGGGCCAACCAGATCATAGTGGCGCTGCAGGATGGACGGATCGTCGACGCCAAGCTGATCGGTACTGATGTACTCACGGATCTGGCCCTGCTCAAGATCAAGGCCAACAACCTCCCTGTGATCCCTCAGGACAACAATATCGATCCCCAGGTCGGCGACGTGGTGCTGGCCATAGGCAACCCCTTCAATGTAGGGCAAACCATCACCCAGGGGATCATCAGCGCTAAGGGGCGCAGCGATCTCAGCAGCCTAGGCGCCGATAGTAATGGTCGCCAGGATTTCCTGCAGACCGATGCCGCCGTCAATGAAGGGAACTCAGGGGGAGCGCTGATCAACACCCGAGGCGAATTGGTCGGGATCAGTACCGCTACCTACCACACGACTCGAAATCAGGAAGGCTACGGCATCAGCTTTGCCGTTCCCTACAAGCTCGCCCTCGATGTCATGAAGCAGCTCATCGAGCACGGCCGGGTGATCCGCGGATACCTGGGTGTTGGAGCAATCAAACCCTCCGCCATCATGGCGCGTCTTCTCAACCTTGGTGATAACCAGGGACTCGTTATTAATCATATCGTAGCCAATAGTCCGGCCGACAAGGCCGGGATCAAGATCAATGATGTGCTGCTAGCCATAAATAATCAGCCGATCCAATCTGCCAGTCAGGTGCTGGACAAGGTTGCGGCGGCAAAGCCTGGCAGCATTCTCTCTCTGACCATCTCGCGTCAGGGCAAAAAGATGACAGTCCCGGTAACTATTACCGAGGACACACGCTACCAAAGCAATAACAACGCCTCCTGA